The nucleotide sequence GTCACGACTTACTCAACGCATTCTTCAGACATAGACTAACTATGCCTCTTTTTACAAGCTTAGAGTGGGACGAGATAATAGGAATGGGATGCTCTATAGGTGAAATGAAATGTTTTCCGACATGGAGAGCTTTCCGAGGTAGGGCGGACTTCGGAGGTTTTACCGTTTGCATTCATATTTTTGGAACATTTTTGTGCATAAAGTCGCTGGCACCTACCTACGACACACACAACGTTACTACAAAAGGATGGTACACGAGACGAGTAGACAACACAAGTTTTCTGTGTTGTCGCTGTGTGTATACTGGGTAAAGTGCTTACGTATTGTCATGCATCAGCCTGTCCGCGTCCTACTGCACCTTTCAGCCATACTCCAAAATTGTAGATCTATGCCATTgtgctgattgattgattgattttaaaagaaaaaaatggagatggtagtctcgagccactcgggactggctactccaggacgcgttattaataaaagaaagggaaactacactaacctcgacgctttgaaacgctttgaaagaataaatgagaacatcatcaccgagcttgtcaccaaaagcgaagtctcaaggcactaaaaacaaagagtgtcacaatgtgtcaaacaggtccgtcgagacgagaaattgcacaagggcgcgcatggcaggtatgagctgatttgctggccagcacccaagaaccttttcggtggagtatggccgattatccaggcgagacagggacgacacaagggtacatcggtgtgcactgtacctcgggcagtcttggagtatatgatccacgtcctcaactacatcacacagactgcagttgggggacgggaccatgccgagcttaaacaaaagtcgtccactgtatggcacgttgaggcggagcctgtagatgagcgacgtgatgggtcgaggaagcgctgatggcatataaaaacggagatctgggtccaccctgcgcaggaacgacgtagaagggacacttctgcgccagtgttcactgcacagacgtcccatgagagcaccaattgcttgcttcgcgtccgcttgggtgaaatacgtacggTGCGTCGGTACGCCTCGTGCCATTGTGCTTTTGAATGCGTGTGCGTAAGATGTCCGCTTGGGCGCATCCTAAAGATACGCATTTCACATGAGCCCTAGTGATGATACTGACAATCGTTGATGTCATCAGAGGACTAATTTTATCCTATTTCGTTTCCACATGCACTTATTCTCACCTAGACTAAACTATTGGAACCGCTCATCGACGAACCTGTGGTAGTGGCTAAGGGACATTCTACTGGTGGAGACAGGTATCTGGAAAATATACATGTTCTTCTTATAGATAAGCAGAGTCTGTATAAGTTTCCCATCGCTCAGATGAGCGGATAATACCCGAACCACACGGGCACGAAAAAATGGCATTATCgtctaatagacctctccctgtctgtaaacaaatgacgtcatagtgttccacaGCACCGCCAATATGGTAGAGTTGATCTACGCTGGGGGCTAGGGGGCGAACActggtcgcgcccgaaagccacggtcttgaggggattacggtggtccctgaaagggacgcgatcttcggtcctacttttctttgagtaggaggcagcgaacaagtgcccattcgtggaacctagAGTTACTAAACATGCAGCAGAGTGGCGACACTGAGCCACACCGGCGAGCGACCCCGCAATCTTGAGTCAGGCGCGGCTGGGCCGCCTAGCAGTGGTATGCCAAGTCTCCCTTCCCCGGCGGAGGACAACAAGCCGTAGAGCCAGCTCGTAACCCAGGAAACCGGTTCTGCGTGGAGATGACTCATCATTGAGTTCTTGGAAGgaaaaaccacgtgacacgatcggcccaatcgctgACACAGAACGGCGGCtagggcgcggaaaaggaatgcgatgcTCTGTCCCCTTatctagtgactctagtggaacccagccctctccttcccgtTTGTTtaggtttcagtctgtctaccaaagtAATGATGACGTTTCCCGGGTAGAGGCCTATCGCGTTCGGGTCATTATATACGAAGTTCGTTCCACACATCATCTTCTAATGTGACATTTAACCAGAgctcgaggtaactcgttactttaactaagttccttttttcggtaacttgtaacttaactcggtacttctgCGCCGaagtaactttcagaggaactcgttcctttttccgATAACTTTgtaaaagtaacttaagttctaAGTTACTTTtcactcgcttttcactcacgtccacatattttcttgctttctctccggttccttcatggcattttttgccatgaaaggtgatattcaatcaatgacagtattatattcaggaagtaagaaccgctcccattgaaatgaagctgaaccattgtgcgcccacagggagtaagatgcaaaccGTTCGAATAGAccactaccagagaaacgtcatcatgacattggtagactgaaaccgaaacaaatcggaaggagagggctgggttccacgaacgggcacttgttcgctgcctcccattgaaagaaaagcagaaccGAGGCTtacgggcgcgaccttgttcacctctagcttcgagcagtagttcagttctaccaaatttgtggggctgtcgaacactataacgtcatttgtttacaaacagggaaaggtctattgttggacataaacgaaaatgatctaagcgtgttgcactcctccgcaggcaactcaaggtctacccctgtcacacgggcatttcgatccttctcgaatccgatctgcattgaacttcccgagcacgctcgagttttgacgctgctacacggccactttcaatgcacattgaatggttgacctgtgcaaataaataaacggaactcattaatttcgcgtttcctatataacagcgatattagtggtaatttatcgtataccgatgtaagcatcatttgtagcttcgcgcgcatgtccgtcttaagttatgacagttcaccggggtcgaggatgcaaatggcggccgtcgagcagtcttgaaattctcaatcctgttatgggaactgtcttgagtcaagcaggatcaaagttcgatcctgcttggaagcggcggtgtagcaccatccgatctgcattgggttcaagcaggttcggtcgagcaggatcgaaaatgcccgtgtgacaggccCAACTGCCCAACTGCCCAAGCGCGCTGCATCtgtgtaatgctattttgtgtccgaagtaacttggaagtaactcgttcttttttttaaagtaactcagtaactgcgagttagatttcacgctgaagaacttcgttgtTAACTTAGTTACCTTtatttgcacacggtaacttaacttgtaacgagttctttttgacgggtaacttctcaatcaaTGCATTTAACGCCATTATTGTCGATGAAGCCCACTCACTAAAAGTTATACTACTATAAGTTATGCTACCTGAAAAAATTTAACCCTGTAACTAAACATGTTGAAAATGCACGTTGAAGATGACTCGAGGGAATTCTCCAACTTGATGACAATATACAGCTGGAGCCTTTGCTTGAGTCGAGTTGTTTCGTGGGTGTTGTGGCAGCCGTCCAGTCGCTCGCAGGCTTCGGCTGGAGTGTATTAAAATCTCTTGAGGAACTACTGGAGGGTATGAGCCGAATGGCTCCTTGGATAAAGGAGAGCTTATTACCTCCACTCACTGGAGTCGAGGCGTGAAACATTTCCCTTCGAGGAATAAAAAAATGCCGTTACCTTAACACGAATACAAAGGGAACGGGATTCATTCGTTTGGTCGTTCCTGAtgcatgagcgaaagaaaccgcaatttagTCTTCCCCTCTTCCTATCCTCATCAGGAACCTCAACAACgcggagcgggctctcattgaTTTCCTCGAGCGATTTGCCCAATCATCTTTTGAGGATCGTTTGAGGCGACCAATCCGAGGCGTCTCCGCACTTTCACACGTCTTGAGATGGAGAGGGAACCCGTAAATTGTAGTGCCCATATATCGACCGATAGGAACCGATGAATCCGTTTCTTTTGTGTTGCTGTAAAGGAAACGACATGTTCCATTCTACGAGGGGAGATTTTTGCACAATATTGTAGCCCTTCAATGCAAAGCCAAGCTTAACTGTTTAGGGACTTCATGTCCGTCCTGATGCTCTTCtcattgcctttttttttatttagtttCTCTGTCAACTTGGAGACATGTACCGGCGACGTAGCGATACACATCAATCCACGCTTCCACGAAGGAGTAACTGTTGTAAACGTACTTAACAGTGGTGCCTGGGGAGCCGAGGAAAGGTATCCCCTCCTCGTCGGCAAAGGAGAACATTTCGTTTTCCAGATCAACGCGAGCGGATATAGCTACAAGGTAAGCTAGGCCGTTCCAGAGCTTGCAAGTGTGTGTTTGTCCACTGACGTCAGTGACGTTTGGAGTGACGTCACCACTCCAAAGTGCTTTCAAAATGGAGAATCCACCGTCATGACCGCGAAGTTAGGTTTCTGCTTCTGTCACGCTGCCAATGACCTGTCACGCTGACAATGAACCTTTTTCACAATCGAGTCGCATCCAGGAGGCTCCCCGACGAAGCATCCTTGTCGTGCATCAAAACACACTCACATGTGCACTCAGAGTATCCATTCTAATCTTTGAGTGGCTCCGGCTAGACCTCAGGGCTCTCCTCACGACGGGTTCTCACCCTCGTCGACCTACATCGTGTAAATGCACTGAATCCATTGGATAGAAAGACAACAGTGTTCGGCGCCGAGAACGTCATCggcgccgcagcgcgtgcgcgcAGAGGAGTTGTGGGGAGGTAGCAGTTACAAACTTTACAATGGCGCAGGTAATATTCACACATGTACAGGAACATAGGAATGTCAAATGAACAGTGAATCAGATCAGGCTCAAGACACTCAAGGCCCCCATATCGCATTCAGAGATCCAATAGCGACTGTCGGACTGTGGATCTCCCCCGCGGGTGACGTCATGAACTACCTACGTTCTACGGTCAGCGCCGCAGCTCCACTTTACGGCGATTCGGGGGAAAGCCGCAGAGGGAAGAAAAATAGTGTTCCAGCTAGCTATGAACAGACCCTATAGCTAGAGACAGATAACTATAGGCCATATGATCTTAGCTCAAGAGCACTAAAGCGCAACGGGTTTTCCTCGCGGAATGGAAGATTCCGTTACCTTCAAACCAATACAAAAGGTTGCGTCGTTCGTCATGTGTGAGCGGGAGAATCCACGATTTACGGTATCCTTCTCTGTCTCCAggagcgcgacaatgcggaaaCCCCTCGGACTGGTCCTCTCCAACGTCATAATTGGACAAGTCGTTTGATGAGAACGCCAATGAGAGGGCGTTGCGCATTGTTGTtcacattaaaggggcactaaacagctccaggaatattctccagttattatgctctatgaaagaacgtggctcacgatatccaattatgaaattcatttacttctagcgagcgcctttaccacgaaacaatgcaattcaaagagcataatccgcgtgagtctctccttcctactccgagagcacctacgtcacacgtctcgcacgtgtagcaaagctgcattccagtaactggaggtgggggagatttcggactcctagccaatgacgggcctcGTTGACACGAACAGCAGCGTGCGGGGAGAACCGGTTGTGAGAACACcgctgtgacctcgcggagcaatacagcgctgaaaacatagtgcgcacatgaaatggaatattgtgggcttttggtaccttttgatctggctaccttgggtttgacaagtgtaaatatgtttagaattgacctcactaCCCGATATTAAAACAAAATCACTGTATAGGcgccccgcattttgaatggttgatggtgcgcgacgtcaaaatgacgtgtggctattgtcgccagggcatcgcagggcggggcatgagcgcgaaagagtgcagtgaatattcggttggtttggagccattatttactttttcgcgacaaaaatttttgctaaacgtcactgtaggaaaggaatcacactgcattacaaaaaaagtgcaccttgcatacctgtttattgcccctttaaggacagtgagagggaaagcgtaacTTTTTCTAAGCTTAGTAGTTTCTTTCCCTAATGACTCACGAGGGGTGCAACAGATGAATGTTGCCCCTTTCGTGtgggtgtcaaggtaacggcatcctTATTCCCGCGATAAATTTTTGTCgcttcagtgctcctttaagtggACTACCTTATGGCCGCACTACCCCCGGAGGCGTTGTCCCAATTAATTACCTCACGATGCTGATTCCAACGGAAAGCAGCATTTTAGAACGCGCTCGCTTGACGATGGCACCATGACGCTAGCATGTGCGGAAACAAGATTGCCTTTCTACTCGTCCTTCGAGCTCGGTGTCGCTATTCTCTGCATCTAATTTGGTGGCTGTAGTCGGTCTATGTACGCCCCGTTATTGCTGCCGTGCGATTGGACAGACACTTCATCACGTGGTTTCCCCAACTGCGCAGACACAAACTGCAGAATTGCATCAGGGTTGCGTGTTTGCATATTGGAAGCTTTGTGACTGGAAAATGCTGCGCGAGCTACAGTATTTAGTGTCCTTCTAAGCATTACGTAAGTCTTTGGTACGGAACAGCCCTCGTTTCGTTCAAGAGTTGTTACACTGTCGAGCACGCTCGTAACTTGCCTTTGTCCTTCGTCTTTTTTCAGGTGCTCATCAACTCGCAGCTTTTGACCACCTTCAAGAGTGTCGCGCATTGTAAAAGTGTAGCGGCGATCACGGTCTACGGAGCCGCAAGGTTGCGCAGAGTGAACCAATACACGGAGGATTGTGAACCAACGAAGCAAATGTACGACTAGCAAAACGCTGTCGAAATATttgttcattcattcattttgtGTGTAACTGTTTTAAGAGGAGGTTGGGGCCATCCACCCGATCGCGTTACGTCACTCCAACTCTTTCTCTGGAGCGGCGTCCGGTACGGGTCGCCCACGAGACGACCTACTAGGTTATAGCGTCCATGTCATACGGACCCCTTCCCCGCGCCGCATCAGGGGGCTGccggtggcgccactcatcggcccggtgACTTCTCCAATATCGATACAGTACACTGCACTTGAGCTTACGTTAGGATTTTTGTACAAGctgtggatgtcccacgagggATGCTTCCTTCTAAATTTGATCATTATCATTCAACGCGCTTTCATAAGAACTGTCTCTGCTACAGTAATCGTGTGTCCGCTTCTTCGCGTTCAAAATCCAAATTTCCACCATCCAATCCCCGAGCAGATCTCGCGGGTCGATGagtggcgcccctagcggattgtGCGGGTCGGCTCcggtttgccgattatgacatgatCGCTATAATCTAATTGTTCGTGCGTAGTCAAGCACGGTATTTGTCCTACGACAGGCATCAGCGCAACACGGTACGTTCAAGGGGACAGCTCCCACTGATTCTTTAGGGGGCGGCGACAGATTGGTAGACCCACAGCCGTGTGTTCAACAGGGAGTACGgccatttgggggggggggacgttaaaaaaaagaaaagaagaagacggtcgacctgtcaatcacagctgcgcgcctctcactcgtttatTTGTTACCACGGCGACCACCATGACACTagactgccacccaaaatggtgaCGACAGCACACACGGTGAAGCGGGAATTTCGCGACAAAAAATTTTTACATACTACCCTGATTTTCCGGCGCAGATGCATCATGTAAATGAACCTCACTGCACAGCCCGCTGCTGGCAAACCGTCAACCCCAGTGAAATCGTTCTTTCCTCTGATATGGTGAAAACGGGAGCGGACGCCTTTTCTATGGCATTATGTGTGTCATAACTGCCatgaaatggcgtacgcccccgttttcatcacaGCAAAGAATGTAGTGATTTGGGACGGTGGTTAGCTATAGCAGCGTGCTCTgcagtgaagttttgtttttagagtttCTGCGCATCCAATAAAAACTTTCCAGGATGCTGCATCGCTGTCCAGAAGCTGCccagtaaaaataaaaaaaaataaaagttctTTGCACTGTACCTGCACTCACGATGAAAACGACGGAGACCACTGGCGGCAGGGAGCCGTGCCAAGCGCAAACAGCCTCTAGAGGCTCGCGATATGAAGCAGCGGTTTCGACCGTTTGGAACACCagaccctgcactcttaaaaatgaacttcaccacatagcacgctcctagccaaccatcatcccgaatgacaacgttctcgcccctgatttgttgaaaacgggaggaggagcctattttgtgccgtgcataatggcacaaaataggctcctcctcccgttttcagcaaatcaggggcgagaacgttgtcattcgggatgatggttggctaggagcgtgctatgtggtgaagttcatttttaagagtgtggtgaaTACCCACGACAAGAACACGAGGGGAAACCAGGTTCATTCTTTTCGTCTGCTCCTCATGAACTAGTCCAAGGGGTGTCGCGTTCTTTTCGTCATGCCCCTCGCGCGTACGTGCGGGCATAGGTGCAGCAATTTCCTTTCAAAGAAAATGCACCTTCTGTCAGAACACCTGGCATTTACACCGGGTTTCCTATCAGCTCCTTCGTCTGGGGTGACGTTTCACCAGTGTTTAAGACTTTGCCCGGATTAATAATAACTAACACGCGTTAATGATGTTGATAAAGTTTAACGCAAAAAGCAACCATGCGCGACGGTGATGGAGAGCAGTACCTTAGCAGTACCGGCCTGTGCTCTGCCTGCGActtcgcgctgacgctacaaagCCCGCGCGAATAATCAATTATTAACTTATTTTGAGAAGTGAGCTTGCAACACCCAGTCAGtgcttttccttcctttttcatttctgttctttttctttcaactTTGGTCACCAGCTTCTCATTGATGGTGTTTCTCATCTTCATTCATCCAGCGTATATCACATCACGAATAATGAGTGTCACACTTTAAAAAGCAAATATACGGGGTGCTCAAAATTAAGCTtccactagcactttataaataggggaacaaaaaaaaaactggtgctacataattagcagcacctgtttctgaCACAAGTATAGCGTAtcgttatcatccggtttcctgtcatcgctgtgtttgcgtagcgctcgtgaaagcttaattttgaacaccctgtagagaTATATAAAAGGTCCTCCGGCATACCTGGGttaattacttctaaaatttGATTAGATTacacattactccagttagaatttaattaaattacgttactcattactgcaaatgaaatggaatgaaatcacattacaattactacgaaaaagtaatgacattacacaGTCATTAGTTTGCCATTATCGGCATACATGTTCCCGGGTTTTGTGGAAGGCCCAagggacaaaaacacaaaagctGACGAAACTTACCTTCTCCGTTAATTCGGGGAAATGTATGCTGATAATGtaacaacagttagcttgtactcttccacttgtctcttctacatgccaggctagtgtgccacgtatgacgtatcgttccacaacgTAGAGACGAAGGTGACACAaagtatcacgacaacaggaagattgtctgGAGGATGGGGTCCGCCaacaatgattctccaaggCTACAAACCGCTGACCTGAAgaacgtttgtttgtgggtgccctAACTACAGCAACTCGCTCGTCCAAGGGAACTGAAGTCCAAGACGTTGCCCGTGTCGATTcttcagtttctttctttttttctttttcggaatggCAAGGTGGCAatggcctggctgacatttctttttctgtttttttttttctattaaacatatcccccacccccaGTGCCGACTGAGTGCGTCATCGTTCACaggggcgttggaattcttttaatcAGCCGGTCCTCTCTGCCAACtgcaaacacagaacacacactcgattgcttttgtaaaaagtaataaGTAACGTCATTAAAATTATTgcataaatgtaattaaattacattacaaattacataatgtaaaaagtaatgcattacgtcacaaattaccagaaaaagtaattcactACAGTAATGACATCACTACTCAGGTATGTCATGGACGCCAGAAATTGTGGTGAATAAGCCCGTTCACCTCACGGTGAGCTGGCCTACACCTGGTGTGCGGAGCATTGTGGGAAACATCGAGACACAGGCACAACAGAGGGTTTTAAACGTGATTTTACTCCCTTGGAGGTATTGGCTGCCAGGGATGTCGCCGGACTGATGGAGAACCCTCGTCCGACGTGACAGTGAGGCGGCAGCTGGGATAGAGCGTGATGTGCAGTGGAGGTTGTAGCCCACCAAGGGCCGGTGTCTGCAAGGTCTGCGGTTCGAGCCAGAAGTTCCGTCCAGTTCTTTTCGAGCGAAGCCAGTCTGCACCCTCACTCGAGCTGCACCTGCACGGAACTGCCGCCGCCGCTTCTCTTCGTCCTTCTTCCGCGCTCCCATGCACTAGCGCCACCACATGTAGCCCCCCACCGCAAGATATTATACATCATAACAACGCTGATTGTTCAATGTCCATAAAGCCACTGCGTAATGTCCTCATACTGAGCGTCCTTCTGCACCACTGCACGCAATGTCCATATGCTAAGTGACGAAAATACGCTTATGATGCACTGCAACATATTCTAGGGCGACCCAGTAACATCTATTTTGCAACTTAGTTCAGTTTTCCAAACATCTCTATTGTACAATAATATCACGCTACAACCCGATCaagctctgcgctcaaaggtcttctga is from Ornithodoros turicata isolate Travis chromosome 8, ASM3712646v1, whole genome shotgun sequence and encodes:
- the LOC135366625 gene encoding galectin-9-like isoform X1 yields the protein MTSFWARNSIPQGCISDPLVDTKLLEPLIDEPVVVAKGHSTGGDSFSVNLETCTGDVAIHINPRFHEGVTVVNVLNSGAWGAEERYPLLVGKGEHFVFQINASGYSYKVLINSQLLTTFKSVAHCKSVAAITVYGAARLRRVNQYTEDCEPTKQIDEGDTKYHDNRKIVWRMGSANNDSPRLQTADLKNVCLWVP
- the LOC135366625 gene encoding galectin-9-like isoform X3, translating into MTSFWARNSIPQGCISDPLVDTKLLEPLIDEPVVVAKGHSTGGDSFSVNLETCTGDVAIHINPRFHEGVTVVNVLNSGAWGAEERYPLLVGKGEHFVFQINASGYSYKVLINSQLLTTFKSVAHCKSVAAITVYGAARLRRVNQYTEDCEPTKQMLVCHV
- the LOC135366625 gene encoding galectin-9-like isoform X2, translated to MTSFWARNSIPQGCISDPLVDTKLLEPLIDEPVVVAKGHSTGGDSFSVNLETCTGDVAIHINPRFHEGVTVVNVLNSGAWGAEERYPLLVGKGEHFVFQINASGYSYKVLINSQLLTTFKSVAHCKSVAAITVYGAARLRRVNQYTEDCEPTKQMYWLPGMSPD